A DNA window from Paenibacillus sp. HWE-109 contains the following coding sequences:
- a CDS encoding C40 family peptidase, protein MWKRLKVAAIGSMVVMMATTTACGSNHVSPNNTVPPLNSPTQSGTGNPTAQSLSQPGGSVNRLGNNDAVIPIKVINNVNYVDARELIQTLKFQSDLDAASQKLLIGDNDANYELQLNSTKAKKDGYDIKVSQPFVKEGDAAYLPVSSLADLFQDDMSYEVSGNQVKIHPSPLAPIANEDADDPRGNSPELAFGEDPDDPFKGEGKGVHPASKNVQSEDELQVWSPSGQEEVRPVLKNVDINGMINKGKQYMGVKYKFGTGPYPQTGKFDCSTFTQYVYGKYGVKLQRLARQQAAEGTLISRKSLRKGDLMFFYVPGRFKSNKTVGHVGIYIGNMQMLHASPEPKDGVQISSIDKAYWKATFLKAKRFVY, encoded by the coding sequence ATGTGGAAAAGGCTCAAAGTAGCGGCAATAGGTAGCATGGTCGTCATGATGGCGACTACGACAGCTTGTGGGAGCAATCATGTGAGCCCCAATAACACGGTTCCCCCCCTTAATTCACCGACTCAATCAGGTACGGGCAATCCAACAGCCCAGAGCTTATCGCAACCGGGTGGCAGTGTGAACAGATTAGGTAATAACGATGCTGTAATCCCAATTAAAGTGATTAACAATGTCAATTATGTTGATGCTCGTGAACTCATCCAAACGCTTAAATTCCAGTCAGATTTGGATGCAGCCAGCCAAAAGCTTTTGATCGGCGATAATGATGCAAACTACGAATTGCAATTGAACTCAACGAAAGCGAAGAAAGACGGATACGACATTAAGGTCAGCCAGCCTTTTGTCAAAGAAGGGGATGCTGCTTACTTGCCAGTTTCCTCGCTGGCCGATTTATTTCAAGATGACATGTCGTATGAAGTGAGCGGCAATCAGGTGAAAATTCATCCATCTCCACTCGCCCCGATTGCCAATGAAGATGCAGATGACCCGCGGGGCAATTCGCCGGAACTTGCTTTCGGAGAGGATCCTGACGATCCTTTCAAAGGAGAGGGAAAGGGCGTGCACCCCGCTTCGAAGAATGTACAAAGTGAAGACGAGCTCCAAGTATGGTCACCTTCTGGGCAAGAGGAAGTAAGACCTGTGCTCAAAAATGTTGATATCAATGGAATGATCAATAAAGGCAAGCAATATATGGGCGTAAAATATAAGTTCGGTACCGGTCCCTATCCACAAACAGGGAAATTCGACTGCTCCACATTTACGCAGTATGTATATGGGAAGTATGGCGTTAAGCTCCAGCGGCTTGCCCGCCAACAAGCAGCGGAAGGTACATTAATAAGCCGAAAATCCTTGCGAAAAGGCGATTTGATGTTCTTCTATGTGCCAGGCCGATTCAAGAGCAACAAGACGGTTGGACATGTAGGGATTTACATTGGAAATATGCAGATGCTGCATGCATCACCGGAACCCAAAGATGGCGTTCAAATCTCAAGTATCGATAAAGCCTATTGGAAAGCAACCTTTCTTAAGGCGAAACGTTTTGTATATTAA
- a CDS encoding glutathionylspermidine synthase family protein — MVFEVRGTPSPEREARVRQLAELGFTWADLEEETYWIDQLVMMERKSYDELIHAAEHLWRVFDKAVRYVIGNRDYYEQLSIPEVLWDGLDRLELNVEGFISRYARFDFTVNQEGQIKLLELNADTPTGYVEAAIATPWLCQEQGFDSPNEAMRDLIRAAWEMEAPDHAACIAYGKHVEDTGTLDALVAHSGRQITCVDCLDLWIDEGVVKVGKDQIITKMFALYPKEWMGVDEGGEAFSYAIEERFIELFNPLHAVIMQSKGLQAFIWGLHEEHSAYFTEEEHRSIQTYMLPTYTAPKLKGDYVSKSMFGREGGSVELYDAQGDIEVKDEVGFDTSVFFRRVYQERADLPELTFAHGKRHLLTGLFVLNGTPCGLLGRAGGIITGNSSQFVAIGVKAT, encoded by the coding sequence GTGGTTTTTGAAGTGAGGGGCACACCGTCCCCAGAGAGAGAAGCAAGAGTTCGCCAGCTGGCAGAGTTGGGTTTTACGTGGGCTGATTTGGAAGAAGAGACATACTGGATTGATCAGCTCGTGATGATGGAACGAAAATCATACGATGAATTAATTCATGCCGCTGAGCATCTATGGCGTGTGTTTGATAAAGCAGTTCGGTATGTCATAGGAAATCGCGATTACTATGAACAATTATCGATTCCCGAAGTTCTCTGGGATGGGTTGGATCGATTAGAACTTAACGTGGAAGGATTCATCAGCCGCTATGCGCGGTTTGATTTTACGGTGAATCAAGAAGGCCAAATTAAATTGCTGGAGCTCAATGCGGATACACCAACTGGCTATGTGGAAGCCGCGATAGCCACACCGTGGTTATGTCAAGAGCAAGGCTTCGACTCGCCGAATGAAGCGATGAGGGATTTGATCCGAGCTGCTTGGGAAATGGAAGCGCCTGATCACGCGGCTTGCATTGCATATGGCAAGCATGTGGAAGATACAGGGACCCTGGATGCCTTGGTTGCTCATAGCGGAAGACAGATAACATGCGTGGACTGTCTTGACCTATGGATTGATGAAGGGGTTGTTAAAGTTGGCAAGGATCAAATCATAACGAAAATGTTTGCGCTTTATCCCAAGGAATGGATGGGGGTCGATGAAGGCGGTGAGGCGTTCTCTTATGCGATTGAAGAGCGATTCATCGAATTATTCAATCCTCTGCATGCGGTAATTATGCAATCTAAAGGGCTGCAGGCTTTCATATGGGGCTTGCACGAGGAGCATTCGGCTTATTTCACAGAGGAGGAGCATCGTTCCATACAAACGTATATGCTGCCTACCTACACAGCACCAAAGCTCAAAGGAGACTATGTATCCAAGTCGATGTTCGGCAGGGAGGGCGGCTCTGTAGAGCTTTATGACGCTCAAGGAGACATTGAAGTCAAAGATGAAGTAGGCTTTGACACAAGTGTGTTCTTTCGTCGCGTGTATCAAGAGCGTGCTGACTTGCCTGAACTCACTTTCGCCCACGGGAAGAGGCATCTGCTAACAGGACTTTTCGTTCTGAATGGAACGCCCTGTGGGCTTTTAGGAAGAGCAGGTGGCATTATTACAGGAAATTCGAGTCAATTTGTAGCGATTGGAGTGAAAGCAACTTGA
- a CDS encoding PH domain-containing protein: MAGFLNGLLGNFSEVSIEELTRQYGIYLMPGEKVTTGFKLVRDSFIVTDERIILIDHQGVTGKKTRIASIDLDSIYEVTMETAGTGFDDSELTIHYITSPYYKANDAKTATYKFEFGKKFNLQPFYVAIHSLASQNRKRLNN; this comes from the coding sequence ATGGCTGGTTTTTTGAATGGACTATTAGGCAATTTCTCAGAGGTTTCTATCGAGGAACTAACAAGACAGTATGGCATTTATCTGATGCCAGGTGAGAAGGTGACTACAGGTTTTAAATTGGTTCGTGACTCCTTTATTGTGACGGACGAAAGAATCATCCTTATTGATCATCAAGGGGTCACAGGCAAGAAAACAAGAATTGCATCCATTGACCTTGATTCTATCTATGAAGTGACGATGGAAACGGCCGGTACAGGGTTTGATGACAGTGAATTAACGATCCACTACATCACCTCTCCGTATTACAAAGCCAACGACGCCAAAACAGCCACTTATAAATTTGAGTTTGGCAAAAAATTTAATCTTCAACCTTTCTATGTCGCAATTCATTCATTAGCTTCCCAAAACCGCAAACGACTTAATAATTAA